From Camelina sativa cultivar DH55 chromosome 7, Cs, whole genome shotgun sequence, one genomic window encodes:
- the LOC104703781 gene encoding beta-glucosidase 45 isoform X2 — protein sequence MKTLTTSSAYQYEGAFSTDGKSLNNWDVFTHENPGKILDENNGDIAVDQYHRFREDIQLMTFLGVNSYRFSISWSRVLPRGKLGGINYSGIKYYNILINSLISRGIKPFVTLNHMDYPQELENRFQSWLNPEMQNEFGYLADICFKHFGNRVKYWTTLNEPNQQVILAYITGRFPPSRCSSPYGNCSRGNSEIEPFIAAHNMILAHAKAVNIYKTKYQREQKGSIGIVVQTSWFEPISDSIADKDAAERAQSFYSNWILDPVIYGKYPKEMVNILGTALPQFSSNQVKSLNNSKVDFIGINHYTSYFIQDCLTSSCNAGYGAFKAEGFALKLDRKGNVSIGELTDVDWQHIDPEGFHKMLNYLTDRYPNIPMFITENGFGDLQKPETTDKELLHDTKRIQYISGYLEALQVAMRDGANVKGYFVWSLLDNFEWLDGYKLRFGLFHVDYTTLKRTPKESASWYKNFIEEHVNRRELVDN from the exons ATGAAAACTTTAACCA CTTCTTCCGCTTACCAG TATGAAGGTGCGTTCTCTACCGATGGAAAAAGTTTGAACAATTGGGATGTCTTTACCCATGAAAACCCTg GGAAAATACTTGACGAGAACAATGGAGATATAGCGGTGGATCAATATCATCGATTTAGG GAGGACATCCAACTGATGACTTTCCTTGGAGTGAACAGTTACAGGTTTTCAATTTCGTGGAGTAGAGTATTACCTA GAGGGAAACTTGGAGGGATCAATTATTCGGGAATAAAGTATTACAACATATTGATTAACTCTCTTATTAGTAGAG GGATCAAACCATTCGTGACGTTGAACCATATGGACTATCCTCAAGAGCTCGAGAACCGGTTTCAAAGTTGGTTAAACCCCGAGATGCA GAATGAATTTGGTTATCTAGCTGATATATGTTTCAAGCATTTTGGTAACCGAGTTAAATATTGGACCACGCTAAACGAACCAAATCAACAGGTAATCTTAGCCTATATAACGGGTAGATTTCCACCGTCCCGTTGCTCCTCACCGTACGGGAACTGTAGCCGGGGAAATTCAGAAATCGAACCTTTCATAGCCGCGCATAACATGATCCTCGCACACGCAAAAGCGGTTAACATATACAAGACCAAATATCAA AGAGAACAAAAGGGAAGCATTGGCATTGTGGTACAAACATCATGGTTTGAACCCATTAGTGATTCCATTGCGGATAAAGATGCTGCTGAGAGAGCTCAGTCATTTTACTCGAATTG GATTTTAGATCCCGTCATATATGGGAAATATCCAAAAGAAATGGTAAATATTCTTGGAACAGCCTTGCCGCAATTTTCAAGCAATCAAGTGAAGAGCTTAAACAACTCAAAAGTAGATTTCATTGGTATTAATCACTATACAAGTTACTTCATTCAAGATTGTTTGACCTCTTCTTGTAATGCCGGATACGGAGCTTTTAAGGCCGAAGGATTTGCTCTCAAATTAGACCGGAAAGGCAATGTTTCTATTGGAGAACTT ACCGATGTAGATTGGCAACATATTGATCCGGAAGGATTCCACAAGATGTTGAATTATTTAACAGATAGGTACCCAAACATACCGATGTTCATAACCGAAAACG GTTTTGGAGACTTGCAAAAACCTGAAACAACGGATAAAGAACTTCTACATGATACAAAAAGGATCCAATACATCAGTGGATACTTGGAAGCTTTACAAGTAGCAATGAg gGATGGAGCAAATGTGAAGGGTTATTTTGTGTGGTCACTATTAGATAATTTTGAGTGGTTGGACGGATACAAGCTTCGATTTGGTCTATTCCACGTTGATTATACTACTCTTAAAAGGACACCAAAAGAATCAGCTTCATGGTACAAGAACTTTATCGAAGAACACGTGAATAGAAGAGAACTCGttgataattaa
- the LOC104703782 gene encoding beta-glucosidase 46, protein MKISVNFAIIFLLQSLLFPLYSSCLQQTSDDSSPFPSDFFFGTASSAFQYEGAYLTDGKGLNNWDVFAHENPEKIVDGSNGDIAADQYHRYMEDVQSMSFLGVNSYRLSISWSRVLPKGRFGGINYKGIKYYNNLINALIGKGITPFVTLNHFDYPQELENRFKSWLSSEMVKDFGYLADICFKHFGDRVKHWMTLNEPNQQITLAYRSGLFPPARCSMPYGNCSQGNSETEPFIAAHNMILAHSKAVQIYQTKYQKEQRGSIGIVVQTSWFEPVSDSIADKKAAERAQSFYSNWILDPVVFGKYPEEMVNILGSALPEFSSNEMINLKNYKSDFLGINHYTSYFIQDCLITACNSGDGASKTEGFALKLDLKGNVSIGELTDVNWQHIDPDGFKKMLNYLKNRYHNIPMYITENGFGQLQKPETTVKELLHDTKRIQYLSGYLDALKAAMRDGANVKGYFAWSLLDNFEWLYGYKLRFGLFHVDYATLKRTPKQSASWYKNFIEQHVNIEDHIDKYLK, encoded by the exons atgaaaatttctGTCAACTTtgcaattatatttttattacaaagcTTATTGTTTCCTCTTTACAGTTCATGTCTTCAGCAAACTTCAGATGATTCATCTCCATTTCcttctgatttcttctttggcacagcttcttctgctttccaa TATGAAGGTGCGTACTTAACCGATGGAAAAGGTCTGAACAATTGGGATGTCTTTGCCCATGAAAACCCTG AGAAAATAGTTGATGGGAGCAATGGAGACATAGCTGCGGATCAATATCATCGATATATG GAAGATGTCCAATCAATGTCCTTTCTTGGAGTCAACAGTTACAGATTATCAATTTCTTGGTCGAGAGTCTTACCTA AAGGGAGATTTGGAGGTATTAATTATAAGGGAATAAAGTATTACAACAATTTGATCAATGCTCTCATTGGGAAAG GGATTACACCATTTGTGACGTTGAATCACTTCGACTATCCTCAAGAACTCGAGAACCGGTTCAAAAGTTGGTTAAGCTCCGAGATGGT GAAAGATTTCGGGTACTTAGCtgatatatgttttaaacattttgGAGACCGAGTTAAACACTGGATGACACTAAACGAACCAAACCAACAAATCACCTTAGCCTATCGTTCAGGTTTATTTCCACCAGCTCGGTGCTCCATGCCATACGGAAATTGTAGTCAAGGGAACTCGGAAACTGAGCCTTTCATAGCCGCACATAACATGATCCTTGCACACTCGAAGGCGGTTCAAATATACCAAACCAAATATCAG AAAGAACAAAGGGGAAGCATTGGCATTGTGGTACAAACATCATGGTTTGAACCAGTAAGTGATTCCATTGCGGATAAAAAAGCGGCAGAGAGAGCTCAATCCTTTTATTCGAACTG GATCCTAGATCCTGTTGTATTCGGGAAATATCCGGAAGAAATGGTGAATATACTTGGATCAGCTTTACCAGAATTTTCGAGCAATGAAATGATTAACCTCAAGAACTATAAATCAGATTTTTTGGGTATTAATCATTATACAAGTTACTTCATCCAAGATTGTTTGATCACCGCTTGTAATTCTGGAGATGGAGCTTCTAAAACCGAAGGGTTCGCCCTCAAATTAGATCTGAAAGGCAATGTCTCAATCGGAGAACTT ACCGACGTAAATTGGCAACATATTGATCCTGACGGATTCAAAAAGATGTTGAATTACCTTAAAAATAGGTACCACAACATTCCAATGTACATCACGGAAAATG GTTTCGGACAGTTGCAGAAACCCGAGACGACGGTTAAAGAACTTCTGCATGATACAAAAAGGATACAGTACTTGAGTGGATATTTGGATGCTTTGAAAGCAGCAATGAG GGATGGAGCAAATGTGAAGGGATATTTCGCGTGGTCACTACTAGATAATTTCGAATGGTTGTACGGATACAAGCTTCGATTTGGGCTATTCCACGTTGATTATGCAACTCTGAAAAGAACGCCAAAGCAATCCGCTTCATGGTACAAGAACTTCATTGAACAGCACGTGAATATAGAAGATCACATAGATAAATatctaaaatga
- the LOC104703781 gene encoding beta-glucosidase 45 isoform X3 codes for MSLPMKTLEDIQLMTFLGVNSYRFSISWSRVLPRGKLGGINYSGIKYYNILINSLISRGIKPFVTLNHMDYPQELENRFQSWLNPEMQNEFGYLADICFKHFGNRVKYWTTLNEPNQQVILAYITGRFPPSRCSSPYGNCSRGNSEIEPFIAAHNMILAHAKAVNIYKTKYQREQKGSIGIVVQTSWFEPISDSIADKDAAERAQSFYSNWILDPVIYGKYPKEMVNILGTALPQFSSNQVKSLNNSKVDFIGINHYTSYFIQDCLTSSCNAGYGAFKAEGFALKLDRKGNVSIGELTDVDWQHIDPEGFHKMLNYLTDRYPNIPMFITENGFGDLQKPETTDKELLHDTKRIQYISGYLEALQVAMRDGANVKGYFVWSLLDNFEWLDGYKLRFGLFHVDYTTLKRTPKESASWYKNFIEEHVNRRELVDN; via the exons ATGTCTTTACCCATGAAAACCCTg GAGGACATCCAACTGATGACTTTCCTTGGAGTGAACAGTTACAGGTTTTCAATTTCGTGGAGTAGAGTATTACCTA GAGGGAAACTTGGAGGGATCAATTATTCGGGAATAAAGTATTACAACATATTGATTAACTCTCTTATTAGTAGAG GGATCAAACCATTCGTGACGTTGAACCATATGGACTATCCTCAAGAGCTCGAGAACCGGTTTCAAAGTTGGTTAAACCCCGAGATGCA GAATGAATTTGGTTATCTAGCTGATATATGTTTCAAGCATTTTGGTAACCGAGTTAAATATTGGACCACGCTAAACGAACCAAATCAACAGGTAATCTTAGCCTATATAACGGGTAGATTTCCACCGTCCCGTTGCTCCTCACCGTACGGGAACTGTAGCCGGGGAAATTCAGAAATCGAACCTTTCATAGCCGCGCATAACATGATCCTCGCACACGCAAAAGCGGTTAACATATACAAGACCAAATATCAA AGAGAACAAAAGGGAAGCATTGGCATTGTGGTACAAACATCATGGTTTGAACCCATTAGTGATTCCATTGCGGATAAAGATGCTGCTGAGAGAGCTCAGTCATTTTACTCGAATTG GATTTTAGATCCCGTCATATATGGGAAATATCCAAAAGAAATGGTAAATATTCTTGGAACAGCCTTGCCGCAATTTTCAAGCAATCAAGTGAAGAGCTTAAACAACTCAAAAGTAGATTTCATTGGTATTAATCACTATACAAGTTACTTCATTCAAGATTGTTTGACCTCTTCTTGTAATGCCGGATACGGAGCTTTTAAGGCCGAAGGATTTGCTCTCAAATTAGACCGGAAAGGCAATGTTTCTATTGGAGAACTT ACCGATGTAGATTGGCAACATATTGATCCGGAAGGATTCCACAAGATGTTGAATTATTTAACAGATAGGTACCCAAACATACCGATGTTCATAACCGAAAACG GTTTTGGAGACTTGCAAAAACCTGAAACAACGGATAAAGAACTTCTACATGATACAAAAAGGATCCAATACATCAGTGGATACTTGGAAGCTTTACAAGTAGCAATGAg gGATGGAGCAAATGTGAAGGGTTATTTTGTGTGGTCACTATTAGATAATTTTGAGTGGTTGGACGGATACAAGCTTCGATTTGGTCTATTCCACGTTGATTATACTACTCTTAAAAGGACACCAAAAGAATCAGCTTCATGGTACAAGAACTTTATCGAAGAACACGTGAATAGAAGAGAACTCGttgataattaa
- the LOC104703783 gene encoding beta-glucosidase 45-like — translation MGDLAIFVLIISLQSLMCNVYCSCLNQSSSENILEDSFSFPSDFLFGTASSAYQYEGAFLAEGKGLNNWDIFTHEYPGKIRDANNGDMAVDQYHRFMEDIQLMTSLGVNSYRFSISWSRVLPRGRFGSINYSGITYYNRLIDALISRGIKPFVTLNHLDYPQELENRFQSWLSPEMQKDFLYLANICFKHFGDRVKLWTTLNEPNNQIILSHLRGTFPPSRCSLPYGNCSQGNSETEPFIAAHNVILAHAKAVQLYRTKYKEEQKGIIGIVVQTSWFEPISDSIADKAAAERAQAFYSNWILDPVIYGKYPKEMVNILGSALPRFSRKEVECLKESQSDFVGINHYTSYFIQDCLLSSCNIGVGASKVEGYALKLDRKGNLTIGEPTDINWQHIHPEGFRKMLNYLKDRYHNIPMFITENGFGDLQKPETTVKELLNDAKRIQYMSGYLDALQSAMRDGANVKGYFAWSLLDNFEWLYGYKLRFGLYHVDPVTLKRTPKRSASWYRNYIGENIRRRYD, via the exons ATGGGAGATTTAGCAATCTTCGTATTGATCATCTCATTACAAAGCTTAATGTGTAATGTATATTGTTCATGTCTTAATCAAAGTTCTTCAGAGAACATATTAGAAGATTCTTTTTCATTTCCTTCTGATTTCCTCTTTGGCACGGCTTCTTCTGCTTATCAG TATGAAGGTGCATTCCTGGCCGAAGGAAAAGGATTGAACAATTGGGACATATTTACGCATGAATATCCTG gTAAAATACGTGATGCGAACAATGGAGACATGGCTGTCGATCAATATCATCGATTTATG GAGGACATCCAATTAATGACTTCGCTTGGGGTCAACAGTTATAGATTTTCGATTTCTTGGTCTAGAGTTTTACCAA GAGGAAGATTTGGAAGTATTAATTATTCGGGAATAACGTATTACAACAGATTAATCGACGCTCTCATTAGTAGAG GGATCAAACCATTTGTGACGTTGAACCATTTGGACTATCCTCAAGAACTCGAGAACCGGTTTCAAAGTTGGCTAAGCCCTGAGATGCA gAAAGATTTCCTGTACTTGgctaatatatgttttaaacattttgGTGACCGAGTTAAACTCTGGACCACGTTAAATGAACCGAACAACCAAATAATTTTGAGCCATCTAAGAGGCACATTTCCACCATCTCGATGCTCCTTACCGTACGGAAACTGTAGTCAAGGGAACTCGGAAACCGAGCCTTTCATAGCCGCGCATAACGTAATCCTCGCTCATGCAAAGGCAGTTCAATTATATCGAACTAAGTATAAG GAAGAACAAAAGGGAATAATCGGCATTGTAGTGCAAACATCATGGTTTGAACCCATCAGTGATTCCATTGCAGATAAAGCAGCTGCAGAGAGAGCTCAAGCTTTTTATTCGAATTG GATTCTAGATCCGGTTATATATGGAAAGTATCCAAAAGAAATGGTGAATATACTTGGGTCGGCCTTGCCAAGATTTTCAAGAAAGGAAGTCGAGTGCTTAAAGGAGTCACAATCAGATTTTGTGGGCATTAATCACTATACAAGTTACTTCATTCAAGATTGTTTGCTATCATCTTGTAATATTGGAGTCGGAGCTTCGAAAGTGGAAGGATATGCACTGAAGTTAGACCGAAAGGGCAATCTTACCATTGGAGAACCT ACCGATATAAATTGGCAGCACATTCATCCTGAAGGATTTCGGAAAATGTTGAATTACCTAAAAGATAGATACCATAACATACCAATGTTCATTACTGAAAACG GTTTCGGAGACCTGCAAAAACCCGAGACAACCGTAAAAGAACTTTTAAATGATGCAAAAAGGATACAATACATGAGTGGATACTTGGATGCTTTGCAGTCAGCAATGAG GGATGGAGCAAATGTGAAGGGCTATTTCGCATGGTCGCTATTAGATAATTTTGAGTGGTTGTATGGATACAAGCTTCGATTTGGCCTATATCACGTGGATCCCGTAACTCTCAAAAGGACACCGAAACGTTCAGCTTCATGGTACAGAAACTACATTGGAGAGAACATTAGAAGAAGATATGATTAG
- the LOC104703781 gene encoding beta-glucosidase 45 isoform X4, with translation MKTLTSFVIIIFLQSLLVHIFCLHQTSSNGILEYSSSTFPSDFLFGTASSAYQYEGAFSTDGKSLNNWDVFTHENPGKILDENNGDIAVDQYHRFREDIQLMTFLGVNSYRFSISWSRVLPRGKLGGINYSGIKYYNILINSLISRGIKPFVTLNHMDYPQELENRFQSWLNPEMQNEFGYLADICFKHFGNRVKYWTTLNEPNQQVILAYITGRFPPSRCSSPYGNCSRGNSEIEPFIAAHNMILAHAKAVNIYKTKYQREQKGSIGIVVQTSWFEPISDSIADKDAAERAQSFYSNWILDPVIYGKYPKEMVNILGTALPQFSSNQVKSLNNSKVDFIGINHYTSYFIQDCLTSSCNAGYGAFKAEGFALKLDRKGNVSIGELTDVDWQHIDPEGFHKMLNYLTDRFWRLAKT, from the exons ATGAAAACTTTAACCAGTTTCGTAATTATCATCTTCCTACAAAGCTTATTAGTTCATATTTTTTGTCTTCATCAAACTTCTTCAAATGGCATTTTAGAATATTCATCTTCAACTTTTCCTTCTGATTTTCTCTTTGGTACAGCTTCTTCCGCTTACCAG TATGAAGGTGCGTTCTCTACCGATGGAAAAAGTTTGAACAATTGGGATGTCTTTACCCATGAAAACCCTg GGAAAATACTTGACGAGAACAATGGAGATATAGCGGTGGATCAATATCATCGATTTAGG GAGGACATCCAACTGATGACTTTCCTTGGAGTGAACAGTTACAGGTTTTCAATTTCGTGGAGTAGAGTATTACCTA GAGGGAAACTTGGAGGGATCAATTATTCGGGAATAAAGTATTACAACATATTGATTAACTCTCTTATTAGTAGAG GGATCAAACCATTCGTGACGTTGAACCATATGGACTATCCTCAAGAGCTCGAGAACCGGTTTCAAAGTTGGTTAAACCCCGAGATGCA GAATGAATTTGGTTATCTAGCTGATATATGTTTCAAGCATTTTGGTAACCGAGTTAAATATTGGACCACGCTAAACGAACCAAATCAACAGGTAATCTTAGCCTATATAACGGGTAGATTTCCACCGTCCCGTTGCTCCTCACCGTACGGGAACTGTAGCCGGGGAAATTCAGAAATCGAACCTTTCATAGCCGCGCATAACATGATCCTCGCACACGCAAAAGCGGTTAACATATACAAGACCAAATATCAA AGAGAACAAAAGGGAAGCATTGGCATTGTGGTACAAACATCATGGTTTGAACCCATTAGTGATTCCATTGCGGATAAAGATGCTGCTGAGAGAGCTCAGTCATTTTACTCGAATTG GATTTTAGATCCCGTCATATATGGGAAATATCCAAAAGAAATGGTAAATATTCTTGGAACAGCCTTGCCGCAATTTTCAAGCAATCAAGTGAAGAGCTTAAACAACTCAAAAGTAGATTTCATTGGTATTAATCACTATACAAGTTACTTCATTCAAGATTGTTTGACCTCTTCTTGTAATGCCGGATACGGAGCTTTTAAGGCCGAAGGATTTGCTCTCAAATTAGACCGGAAAGGCAATGTTTCTATTGGAGAACTT ACCGATGTAGATTGGCAACATATTGATCCGGAAGGATTCCACAAGATGTTGAATTATTTAACAGATAG GTTTTGGAGACTTGCAAAAACCTGA
- the LOC104703781 gene encoding beta-glucosidase 45 isoform X1 has product MKTLTSFVIIIFLQSLLVHIFCLHQTSSNGILEYSSSTFPSDFLFGTASSAYQYEGAFSTDGKSLNNWDVFTHENPGKILDENNGDIAVDQYHRFREDIQLMTFLGVNSYRFSISWSRVLPRGKLGGINYSGIKYYNILINSLISRGIKPFVTLNHMDYPQELENRFQSWLNPEMQNEFGYLADICFKHFGNRVKYWTTLNEPNQQVILAYITGRFPPSRCSSPYGNCSRGNSEIEPFIAAHNMILAHAKAVNIYKTKYQREQKGSIGIVVQTSWFEPISDSIADKDAAERAQSFYSNWILDPVIYGKYPKEMVNILGTALPQFSSNQVKSLNNSKVDFIGINHYTSYFIQDCLTSSCNAGYGAFKAEGFALKLDRKGNVSIGELTDVDWQHIDPEGFHKMLNYLTDRYPNIPMFITENGFGDLQKPETTDKELLHDTKRIQYISGYLEALQVAMRDGANVKGYFVWSLLDNFEWLDGYKLRFGLFHVDYTTLKRTPKESASWYKNFIEEHVNRRELVDN; this is encoded by the exons ATGAAAACTTTAACCAGTTTCGTAATTATCATCTTCCTACAAAGCTTATTAGTTCATATTTTTTGTCTTCATCAAACTTCTTCAAATGGCATTTTAGAATATTCATCTTCAACTTTTCCTTCTGATTTTCTCTTTGGTACAGCTTCTTCCGCTTACCAG TATGAAGGTGCGTTCTCTACCGATGGAAAAAGTTTGAACAATTGGGATGTCTTTACCCATGAAAACCCTg GGAAAATACTTGACGAGAACAATGGAGATATAGCGGTGGATCAATATCATCGATTTAGG GAGGACATCCAACTGATGACTTTCCTTGGAGTGAACAGTTACAGGTTTTCAATTTCGTGGAGTAGAGTATTACCTA GAGGGAAACTTGGAGGGATCAATTATTCGGGAATAAAGTATTACAACATATTGATTAACTCTCTTATTAGTAGAG GGATCAAACCATTCGTGACGTTGAACCATATGGACTATCCTCAAGAGCTCGAGAACCGGTTTCAAAGTTGGTTAAACCCCGAGATGCA GAATGAATTTGGTTATCTAGCTGATATATGTTTCAAGCATTTTGGTAACCGAGTTAAATATTGGACCACGCTAAACGAACCAAATCAACAGGTAATCTTAGCCTATATAACGGGTAGATTTCCACCGTCCCGTTGCTCCTCACCGTACGGGAACTGTAGCCGGGGAAATTCAGAAATCGAACCTTTCATAGCCGCGCATAACATGATCCTCGCACACGCAAAAGCGGTTAACATATACAAGACCAAATATCAA AGAGAACAAAAGGGAAGCATTGGCATTGTGGTACAAACATCATGGTTTGAACCCATTAGTGATTCCATTGCGGATAAAGATGCTGCTGAGAGAGCTCAGTCATTTTACTCGAATTG GATTTTAGATCCCGTCATATATGGGAAATATCCAAAAGAAATGGTAAATATTCTTGGAACAGCCTTGCCGCAATTTTCAAGCAATCAAGTGAAGAGCTTAAACAACTCAAAAGTAGATTTCATTGGTATTAATCACTATACAAGTTACTTCATTCAAGATTGTTTGACCTCTTCTTGTAATGCCGGATACGGAGCTTTTAAGGCCGAAGGATTTGCTCTCAAATTAGACCGGAAAGGCAATGTTTCTATTGGAGAACTT ACCGATGTAGATTGGCAACATATTGATCCGGAAGGATTCCACAAGATGTTGAATTATTTAACAGATAGGTACCCAAACATACCGATGTTCATAACCGAAAACG GTTTTGGAGACTTGCAAAAACCTGAAACAACGGATAAAGAACTTCTACATGATACAAAAAGGATCCAATACATCAGTGGATACTTGGAAGCTTTACAAGTAGCAATGAg gGATGGAGCAAATGTGAAGGGTTATTTTGTGTGGTCACTATTAGATAATTTTGAGTGGTTGGACGGATACAAGCTTCGATTTGGTCTATTCCACGTTGATTATACTACTCTTAAAAGGACACCAAAAGAATCAGCTTCATGGTACAAGAACTTTATCGAAGAACACGTGAATAGAAGAGAACTCGttgataattaa